GGGTGGCTGGCGCAGGTTTGGTGGATAGGTCTGAGAAGGAACATAAGCTGCCTCATCAGGATGGTGGCCCATGGAAGGTTGGCCTTGAAGGGGTTGTGGTGGTTGAGAGTACTGCAGTGGAGGGGCCGGTTGATATGCCTGATGAGTCGGTGCTGCAAGAGGGGGCTGTTGCTGCTGTGTAGGAGGCATTGGGAAGTGTTGACTTGGAGCCTCCTGAGTTTGGCCAGGTGGTGTATAGTAAGCATCTCGCTGAGGGACAGATGGAACTTGCTGAGTAGGAGGCATAGGGAATTGCTGACTTGGAATCTCCTGAGTTTGGGCAGGGGGAGTATAGTAAGCATCTCCTTGAGCGACAGGAGGAACTTGGCTCTGAGGGAATTGTTCTGGATGCTGGACTGGAGATCGCAAATTTTGCTGGGGAAGAGCTGGAGGAGGAACAGTAGGAGGTGGAGGAGGAGGAACGGAAGAAAGCGATTGCGGAAAAGAGGCAGCCAATGGAAGCTGTTGATGAGATTGAAAAGGAGCAGATGCAGCTTGTTGCATGGAACCTATATGTGCAGTGTTATGAGTTTCCGATGGCTGGTCCATCTTGGTCTCCTGCAGCTTTGCATGCTGTAAAAGAGCTTCAACACTCTCCTGCTTTTCTTTTACAACATGCACCTCTGTTTGCACCTGCACATGGTTGGTCAAAACAAGAAATAATCACTCAAACCAGTGATCAAATTACTCCTCTTAGCAAGTTTCTTAAGTGCCATGAATAATCAGACAGATATATTTCCTATGGAGTCACAAGAAGATCTTGCTGGTGAATAACATATCCCTAGGATTTACTGAAAGTGGTCGAGAAATCCACCTTAGCTTTGGAATCTAGATATGATTTCTTGATAATGGATGAAGACATAGAGCGATATAGACAATCAGGTTCCAATCTAAAGAGACCAAGAACATAACACAAAATCAAGTGTTTAGATGGTGTGACAACTTCATATAATATATCAAGGATACCTATGCAATTTACTTATTTGACTGCTAAGTCAATAACGGCCACTTGAGCTAACAAAATACACTATGTAAATCTATTTCTGACAGCTCTTAAAATCATCATCAATCACAGCTGTGGGACTTGAGCTAAAAAGTTAAACAATTTACATCTAATTCTTCCATTACATACCAGCGGCAGCCACAACAAAACCAAATACCACAAAAGATTGTTTAAGAAAATATCTCTTTTACTTTTCCAGAAAAAAGAAAATACCTCTTTTAAAATGTTCTCCAGCTGTCTCATTTTCCCATCAATGCTTCCATGATTGTTTCCTACAGACATCTTTAAATCATCCACAGAAGTCTCAAGTTTACTGGTTCTACTCTCCAGCTGTGTAAGTCGGTCACCAACACCTTCTAACATGTGCATCAAATTATCAGTATGTTTCTTCATGGTTCGATCAATTGCAGCCACTAAAGATGTGTCAAAGCCTTTTTGGTCCTTTTCTAAAATGTCTTTTACAGGTTCAATAGAGTCAAGAGAACCATACATCTGCCCAAAGCAAGGAAAAAGACAGGTAAACAATAATGCTGTAGAAGAAACCCAATTGTATCTCTTAACTACTAAAAAATTAAGTCGATACCAATAAAAGTTTACTAATCTAACCATAACGAAAAAGAAAAAGTCATTAACCAAAAAAATAGCAATCTCAAAAAACACACATGTAATAAGGTTAACTGTCAAAAATTAATTCCAAACCCAGAAGATTATTAATCAAACTCCATTTCATTGAATAAatcccaaaaattataaaaaatactcCAAGTAGTACATAGTAAGGTTAACTTCTAAAAAATTATCACCAGATACATAAGATCATTACTCAAACtacattttataaaataatcCCCCGAAACtaaaaaaattgaaggaaaaaaagTTTACAAGCAACTTTAATTgaatcaatttgaaaatatacatatatatctatTGATCAAACAATAACACAGAATAAAACTAAAAAATCAATTCCTCGGAAAACCCAAACTTTAAATAACAAAAATGTAGAAAAAAAGGAGGTTAAAGATTTACCTTAATTTTAGCATCAATTGAACTGCAAGACCTGGAATTATTATTAACTCCCGGGGCATCAAGGCTAGCTGAAACAGGTCGCAGCGGCTGGAAATCATAGCTGGGAAGGATCTCTTCTTTGTTATTAATCCCATTATTACCGGAACTAAACCCAGAGCCTTGATTGTGAATATCTTCATTTTGAGGGTGATTAATCAGATTGACGAAATCTTTGCTGGAATTTTGGGGAGGTGAAGAAGATGGGGATGTTAAGTCCATTATTTGCTCTTCAAAGAACTGCAATGCATTCATTAAGAAGCTCTTCAATTATTTGGTTTGGCTTTTGGTTTTTTCCTCTTTTTTAAGGGTTGAATTAATCCAGTTATTATACTGTTTAAATAGAATTATCTCCGATACATGGTAAATTTTCACTAGTAAATTTAGCAAAATAACACATTTCTGCAAGGAATAATAAAAGAAtactaaaaaattaatataacaaAGAGAACATATGTTAGATTCTTATTCCTGTTAATAGAAATTTAAAACTCCAAGAGTGCATAGAAAATGGAgtttattaaatataatacaaaaaaCATTGAATTAATACATCCattaaaaaaaaaccccaaaGATGCCTATAAATATTATTGGgtaaaaaaaaatagatattgttaatttgtgACCAAGAAAAAAAATTAGCCTATCTAAGAAACATTTATTAAGACAATAAAAACTAAAAAGCAGAAAGCATGTGACCCGCTTGTGAAGTTGCAAATCTGTATGTCAATGTATCAAAAATGATATCTGTAAAGAAACATCATTCACATCTCCTGATCCTAGATTACAGCACTAGGATCATTCATGAATTTCTCCTTTGTCCATTGCAATTCTTAAACAATGGCTTTATGATTCCATGAATGGATAATAACTGAGAGATGGAAAAGTCAGTTCATTTATGAGATTCTTTTTCGTTCTTTATAAATAGGTAAAAACTAGACCCATATTATCAGGCAGCTAATCAGTCAAGCAAAATGTTCAGTGTCAGTCCTGCTTTTGTTTCAATAGCTATAACCATTTCTCTTATGGCTGAACAGTTTAGCAAAACACTCTGTTCTGCTTTTGCTTCGTTAAAGAGAACCATTTCTCTGGAGGTTAAAAGTGTAGGAAAATGTTTCAGTTTTTCTTTTGCTTGAAACACTAGAGCCAGCTACCAAACACAGCTAAAATGGTGGACACTGACTAATCATTTTCTCCTATGCTTTTATAGTTTGTCCTTGCCAATGACATTCTGTGTTAATGACAAAAAGACAGGAAAAAGAAGACCTTGAAATCATGAAATTTTGTGTTCAAGTGACTTTGATTCAAATTTATGTTGAATTTATAATGTTGTCTCGTTCATTTATTTGACTTCACTCTTTAGGTTGCGTTGACTCTTCATTTCTAAGCATCGGTGAGTGATGCATCTCAAAAAACAGGCAAAAGGATATGATACTGTTAGGACCATCCAGAGACAAGGAAATTGGAGAATTTTTAAATATATGCATGTATGAGACATTCAAATCCAAGCAATGTTGATTAATTATGTGGTTTTTATATATGAAGATCTTGATTATAATTGTCACTTCTCTAAAAATTTTGTCAATTCTCACCACTTAGAGCCTAAGACAAAGCCATTTTCACTACTTTGATTGCTCGGTCGCGGTAATATCACTAATTGTATCCTATCTCGATAGACTAGTGAAACTTTCAACTCCGACATTAAGTTATTACATTTTATTAGCATCATGATCGAGTTCTTTTCCATCTTCTGACAAATTTGAATGTTagaaatttttattataatatcttATAAGTTACAAGTCAATTTGCATTATACAATAACTTAATATTACGTTTCTATTGAATTTggtcattatattttatttatttattttaatttgaaacaGAGAATAAACTAACAACCCAAAAACTCTACATTCGCATTCAATCAAACTCGGTTCAAGAAcaaagtcaaaaaaaaaaaaatctccatCATATTCTGCTAATAAGGAatcaaaaccctaaccctaaaattGGGAAAGGTGGTAAACGATAACTTAGAACCCTAATTCCCACCCGTTCTTTTATCAAGGGATCGAGAGAACAAATTAAAACCACAGAAATAAAAATCAGATATGGTAAAATGAAGAGAGCATTTATGGCAATCGAAGTACCTGACGGCGCCGGTTCGAAGAAGATGAACGAGGATCGCACTTTCGAGAAGAaataagatttttattttttactttttgctATTTTTTAGTTTTTCTATTCTATCACTTTTGCAGTGTTTTCTACGAAAGAAAGACCGAAGGAAGATAGGAAGCAGCAGTACATTAGTAGTCTTTTTCTTATGCCTTAATCCATGATTTagatttattaaaaagaaaattcacGTCAAGATTCGGTTCGACCCAACCCCGATCAAATTTAGGTTCTTCAACAGTGTCAAAATATGTGACACGTTCAACTAATAAATTCGCTTAATAAATATatagattattaaaataataaaattatatctttattattataaaaattttaatttaattttaattttttaaatttagtttcGCCCTAATCATTtttcttaattaatttaaaaattcaaaaata
This is a stretch of genomic DNA from Gossypium arboreum isolate Shixiya-1 chromosome 11, ASM2569848v2, whole genome shotgun sequence. It encodes these proteins:
- the LOC108474220 gene encoding pollen-specific leucine-rich repeat extensin-like protein 1 isoform X2 — translated: MDLTSPSSSPPQNSSKDFVNLINHPQNEDIHNQGSGFSSGNNGINNKEEILPSYDFQPLRPVSASLDAPGVNNNSRSCSSIDAKIKMYGSLDSIEPVKDILEKDQKGFDTSLVAAIDRTMKKHTDNLMHMLEGVGDRLTQLESRTSKLETSVDDLKMSVGNNHGSIDGKMRQLENILKEVQTEVHVVKEKQESVEALLQHAKLQETKMDQPSETHNTAHIGSMQQAASAPFQSHQQLPLAASFPQSLSSVPPPPPPTVPPPALPQQNLRSPVQHPEQFPQSQVPPVAQGDAYYTPPAQTQEIPSQQFPMPPTQQVPSVPQRDAYYTPPGQTQEAPSQHFPMPPTQQQQPPLAAPTHQAYQPAPPLQYSQPPQPLQGQPSMGHHPDEAAYVPSQTYPPNLRQPPSQQPSGPPSSQQYFGIPPQMHEPPSRRPGLGFSTGYVPQSGPSEQYAYGGSPPQYGSASPMKLQQLPSSTGSGYPQLPTARVLPHALPTVSGGGGESASSGSGNRVPIDDVVDKVTSMGFPRDHVRATVRKLTENGQSVDLNVVLDKLMNDSDIQPPRAWIGR
- the LOC108474220 gene encoding uncharacterized protein LOC108474220 isoform X1, with translation MNALQFFEEQIMDLTSPSSSPPQNSSKDFVNLINHPQNEDIHNQGSGFSSGNNGINNKEEILPSYDFQPLRPVSASLDAPGVNNNSRSCSSIDAKIKMYGSLDSIEPVKDILEKDQKGFDTSLVAAIDRTMKKHTDNLMHMLEGVGDRLTQLESRTSKLETSVDDLKMSVGNNHGSIDGKMRQLENILKEVQTEVHVVKEKQESVEALLQHAKLQETKMDQPSETHNTAHIGSMQQAASAPFQSHQQLPLAASFPQSLSSVPPPPPPTVPPPALPQQNLRSPVQHPEQFPQSQVPPVAQGDAYYTPPAQTQEIPSQQFPMPPTQQVPSVPQRDAYYTPPGQTQEAPSQHFPMPPTQQQQPPLAAPTHQAYQPAPPLQYSQPPQPLQGQPSMGHHPDEAAYVPSQTYPPNLRQPPSQQPSGPPSSQQYFGIPPQMHEPPSRRPGLGFSTGYVPQSGPSEQYAYGGSPPQYGSASPMKLQQLPSSTGSGYPQLPTARVLPHALPTVSGGGGESASSGSGNRVPIDDVVDKVTSMGFPRDHVRATVRKLTENGQSVDLNVVLDKLMNDSDIQPPRAWIGR